CCGCCCCGTCCCTGCTGCCGCCCGTTTCCGATGTGGCGCGCAAACGCTTTACCCTCGACAATTTCGTTGTCGGCCCGTCCAACGAACTGGCCTTCGCGGTCGCGCGTCAGGTCATTAACAATCCGGTGCCGCAATATAATCCGATCATGCTGCACGGCGTGAACGGCATGGGCAAGACGCATATTCTGCACGCCATCGAAGCCGGGGTGAAGGACCGCGATCCGGATCGCCGCGTGCGCTTCGTCTCTGCCGAGGATTTCGTCGCACAATTCGTCGCCAGCGTGCGCGGATCGGGCCGCGAGGGGATGAGCGCCTTCAAGGCCAGCTTGCGCGATGTCGACCTGCTGATCATCGACGATGTCCATTTCATCGCCGACAAATCCGCCAGCCAGGAAGAGCTGCTGCACACCATTATCAGCCTGGTCGGCGCAGGCCGTCAGATCCTGATTGCGTCGGACCGCCATCCCGACACGATCGAGAAGGCGTCCGACCGGCTCAAAAGCTATCTGTCCTCCGGTCTGGTCTGCAAGATCGGGCCCGCCGATTATGATCTGCGCCTGCGCATTCTCGACCGTCTGATCGCGCGCCGCCGCGAACAGGGGCATGAAACGCTCGCCATTCCCCAGCCCGCCCGCGATCACCTCGCCGCGCGCATGAACGTCACGCCGCGCGATCTGGAAGGCGCCTTCAACCAGATCGTCGCCCAGAGCCAGTTTCTCGGCACGCCGATCACACTGGAAACCGTGCAGGAAACCCTGTCCGATTCCCGCTATATGACGGGACAGCGCCTGACGGTGGACCGCATTCAGCGCACCGTCTGCGAAGCCTTTTCGATCAGCCTGACGGATATGAGTTCCAAACGTCGCGCCCGCGCCGTGGCCCGGCCCCGGCAGGTCGCCATGTACCTGTCCAAGAAACTGACCAAACGCTCCCTGCCCGATATTGGCCGCCGCTTCGGCGGACGCGACCACACGACCGTCATGCACGCCGTCAAACGCATCACGCAACTGCGCGGCGACGACGTCACCTTTGACGCCCAGATCCGCGCGATCGAGGAAACGCTGAAGGGGTAGCGACGA
This genomic window from Algimonas porphyrae contains:
- the dnaA gene encoding chromosomal replication initiator protein DnaA; the encoded protein is MGRVSDPVNGSGETVPDLYTGEPPIQSAHNTWKAVDEDLARALGRNVHRAWTGQLFIQTADAHQVTLSAPSAFVANKINKHYIDTIARLWAKHDQVDPPRTVSIVSGPRQAARRAPRLDGERPSLVGVPGSRQTGSGRTAPSLLPPVSDVARKRFTLDNFVVGPSNELAFAVARQVINNPVPQYNPIMLHGVNGMGKTHILHAIEAGVKDRDPDRRVRFVSAEDFVAQFVASVRGSGREGMSAFKASLRDVDLLIIDDVHFIADKSASQEELLHTIISLVGAGRQILIASDRHPDTIEKASDRLKSYLSSGLVCKIGPADYDLRLRILDRLIARRREQGHETLAIPQPARDHLAARMNVTPRDLEGAFNQIVAQSQFLGTPITLETVQETLSDSRYMTGQRLTVDRIQRTVCEAFSISLTDMSSKRRARAVARPRQVAMYLSKKLTKRSLPDIGRRFGGRDHTTVMHAVKRITQLRGDDVTFDAQIRAIEETLKG